A single window of Archangium gephyra DNA harbors:
- a CDS encoding transcriptional regulator, protein MKAPFEELAALDRLIHEPARLALLTALTSCESADFLYLQRLTGLSKGNLSSHLAKLEEAGLVTVEKQFKGKTPLTRIAVTKPGREAVERHWQQLEQLRSKARRWVPQGTD, encoded by the coding sequence ATGAAGGCGCCTTTCGAGGAGCTGGCGGCGCTGGACAGGCTCATCCACGAGCCGGCGCGGCTGGCACTGCTCACCGCGCTGACGTCGTGCGAGAGCGCGGACTTCCTCTACCTGCAGCGGCTCACCGGCCTGTCCAAGGGAAACCTGTCCAGCCACCTGGCGAAGCTGGAGGAGGCGGGGCTGGTGACGGTGGAGAAGCAGTTCAAGGGCAAGACGCCGCTGACGCGCATCGCGGTGACGAAGCCGGGGCGCGAGGCGGTGGAGCGGCACTGGCAGCAGCTGGAGCAGTTGCGCAGCAAGGCCCGGCGCTGGGTGCCGCAGGGCACGGACTGA
- a CDS encoding tetratricopeptide repeat protein produces MNPLEKLLAAGQLAQAHAEAKKVLARQPANRDALVVLAKLALLQGNLPQAEELTAKAEAQGPTGDTVLLRANVAAQKGQLDVALKAYQQVMAKEPKRAEAHFGRGMMLIKQDKTEQALESLSKAAQLAPDNAVFRYRLGQVQLEAGKDAEGLATLRQVLTQHPRFLPAYLSLSHALASRDDLLGAKRLLEQGLKELPRHPRLLGSLTVLSMALRDVNASYKAASALAASRPRDPDAQANLAQLMLARGQYQQVLHLCRTMDSLGLATESLKMAEATCYEAEEPPAYDKAVAAYEAGMGLAPEGWRAANNLGQLLLRMSTETGQEHLPRAITVLEEAIRRAPQRPEPQLNLALAFAQAGQQAKAREQVKKVLALPLPETDEVRQEAARLEQALAKA; encoded by the coding sequence ATGAATCCTCTCGAGAAGCTCCTCGCGGCGGGACAGCTGGCCCAGGCCCATGCGGAGGCGAAGAAGGTGCTCGCCCGCCAGCCGGCGAACCGGGATGCCCTGGTCGTCCTGGCCAAGCTGGCCCTGCTGCAGGGCAATCTCCCCCAGGCCGAGGAGCTCACCGCCAAGGCCGAGGCCCAGGGCCCCACCGGAGACACCGTGCTGCTGCGCGCGAACGTCGCCGCCCAGAAGGGCCAGCTGGACGTGGCCCTCAAGGCCTACCAGCAGGTGATGGCGAAGGAGCCCAAGCGCGCCGAGGCCCACTTCGGCCGCGGGATGATGCTCATCAAGCAGGACAAGACGGAGCAGGCGCTGGAGTCGCTCTCCAAGGCGGCGCAGCTCGCCCCGGACAACGCCGTCTTCCGCTACCGGCTGGGGCAGGTGCAGCTGGAGGCGGGCAAGGACGCGGAGGGCCTCGCCACGCTGCGCCAGGTCCTCACCCAGCATCCCCGCTTCCTGCCCGCCTACCTCAGCCTGTCGCACGCGCTCGCGTCGCGGGATGACCTGTTGGGGGCCAAGCGCCTGCTGGAGCAGGGACTCAAGGAGCTGCCCCGTCACCCGCGTCTGCTCGGCTCCCTCACCGTGCTGAGCATGGCGCTGCGCGACGTGAACGCCTCCTACAAGGCGGCCTCGGCGCTGGCGGCGAGCCGGCCGAGGGATCCAGACGCGCAGGCCAACCTGGCGCAGCTCATGCTGGCGCGCGGCCAGTACCAGCAGGTGCTGCACCTGTGCCGCACCATGGACTCGCTGGGCCTGGCCACCGAGTCCCTCAAGATGGCGGAGGCCACCTGCTACGAGGCGGAGGAGCCGCCCGCGTACGACAAGGCGGTGGCGGCCTACGAGGCGGGCATGGGCCTGGCGCCCGAGGGCTGGCGCGCCGCCAACAACCTCGGCCAGCTGCTGCTGCGCATGTCCACCGAGACGGGGCAGGAGCACCTCCCCCGCGCCATCACCGTGCTGGAGGAGGCCATCCGGCGAGCCCCCCAGCGGCCCGAGCCCCAGCTCAACCTCGCCCTGGCCTTCGCGCAGGCGGGACAGCAGGCCAAGGCGCGCGAGCAGGTGAAGAAGGTGCTGGCCCTGCCCCTGCCCGAGACGGACGAGGTACGGCAGGAGGCCGCCCGCCTGGAGCAGGCGCTGGCGAAGGCCTGA
- a CDS encoding TIGR02269 family lipoprotein has product MNRLLPLRSLLSLFLAALLLAACAPSSPAVREWEGAEHGDASACEDAEADQCVVLACEDGECGIFGCEDVDPEAVARAPLSHGAELARGYRPSFRTPGTQRNWRRAGLRDGVRPRMTFHFEYRHGFLPAFPRLEGRLIKHHMFPQQENLALWFARQGLNIHQWTMLIPEHVHLRIHRGARGGAWNAAWDQFVRANRHRRVPPEELLRTAFEFAFRFDIVGPLIPYSAPVSPPGPQLLAP; this is encoded by the coding sequence ATGAACAGGCTCCTCCCACTCCGCTCCCTGCTGTCGCTGTTCCTCGCCGCGCTGCTGCTGGCCGCGTGCGCCCCTTCTTCACCCGCGGTGCGTGAGTGGGAGGGCGCGGAGCATGGCGATGCCAGCGCATGTGAGGACGCGGAAGCCGATCAATGTGTCGTGCTGGCCTGTGAGGATGGCGAGTGCGGCATCTTCGGCTGTGAGGATGTGGATCCGGAGGCGGTCGCACGCGCGCCGCTGAGCCATGGGGCGGAACTGGCCCGCGGCTACCGCCCCTCCTTCCGCACCCCTGGCACGCAGCGCAACTGGAGACGTGCCGGGCTCCGGGATGGGGTCCGGCCCCGTATGACGTTCCACTTCGAATACCGCCACGGCTTCCTTCCGGCCTTCCCCCGGCTCGAAGGCAGGTTGATCAAACACCACATGTTCCCGCAGCAGGAAAACCTGGCGCTGTGGTTCGCGCGCCAGGGTCTCAACATCCATCAGTGGACGATGCTCATTCCGGAGCACGTGCACCTGCGCATCCACCGTGGCGCGCGGGGCGGCGCGTGGAACGCGGCGTGGGATCAGTTCGTGCGCGCCAACCGGCATCGCCGTGTGCCGCCGGAGGAGTTGCTGCGCACGGCGTTCGAGTTCGCCTTCCGCTTCGACATCGTCGGTCCCCTCATACCGTACTCCGCCCCGGTTTCCCCACCAGGCCCCCAACTCCTCGCTCCGTGA
- a CDS encoding DcaP family trimeric outer membrane transporter, whose product MRRLSRLGGVLSALLAVAGGSASAQSKDTAVPEAPETPGGVKTPESPPEQGTAPDAEPGGARPFGESPGSEPAVVDPTLTGMVMKVGPATEEDLKRGYVSFRARLKVDLNYDFRPILNEEDFAPASIPVGAEPRGPNLNFNAKQSRLFFEGGKLTLLGPLIGHISADFYGEGSSGGDFRVYEAYAIIGPLLAGRKWTTFMDLEAVPDTLDFQGPGSMLASRREVLRYGNTFGPLLVQLSLERPQPDLSLSNPDTQDARKPAPDVVGAVEWSLGKGRHVRAAGLARWLSYYETGGAAGTVLGWGGTLSGLWTWGQRGWRTSAQVHYGSGLGAYTADVAGLGLDAVVVAPGRLEAVPTFGMFAALEPKWTEHLSSSFVYGYHELFPLDAQPGGTLKRTHYLSGNLLVSPVRSVTFGAELLFGRRENKDGAGDNAVRLIFSTRVFY is encoded by the coding sequence ATGCGGAGACTCAGCCGTCTCGGAGGGGTGTTGAGCGCGTTGCTCGCCGTCGCCGGAGGGAGCGCCTCCGCGCAATCCAAGGACACCGCCGTCCCCGAGGCGCCCGAGACGCCCGGCGGCGTGAAGACTCCGGAGTCGCCGCCGGAGCAGGGGACGGCGCCGGACGCGGAGCCGGGGGGCGCGCGGCCCTTCGGCGAGTCCCCGGGCTCGGAGCCGGCGGTGGTGGACCCCACCCTCACGGGCATGGTGATGAAGGTGGGCCCGGCCACCGAGGAGGACCTGAAGCGCGGCTACGTCTCCTTCCGCGCCCGCCTCAAGGTGGACCTCAACTACGACTTCCGGCCCATCCTCAACGAGGAGGACTTCGCCCCCGCCTCCATCCCGGTGGGCGCGGAGCCGCGTGGGCCGAACCTGAACTTCAACGCGAAGCAGAGCCGGCTCTTCTTCGAGGGCGGGAAGCTGACGCTGCTGGGGCCGCTCATCGGCCACATCTCCGCGGACTTCTACGGCGAGGGCTCCAGCGGCGGTGACTTCCGCGTGTACGAGGCCTACGCCATCATCGGCCCGCTGCTGGCGGGGCGGAAGTGGACGACGTTCATGGACCTGGAGGCCGTGCCCGACACGCTCGACTTCCAGGGGCCGGGCTCCATGCTGGCCTCACGGCGCGAGGTGCTGCGCTACGGCAACACCTTCGGCCCGCTGCTGGTGCAGCTGTCGCTGGAGCGGCCGCAGCCGGACCTCTCGCTCTCCAACCCGGACACGCAGGATGCGCGCAAGCCCGCGCCAGACGTGGTGGGCGCGGTGGAGTGGAGCCTCGGCAAGGGCCGTCATGTGCGCGCGGCGGGCCTCGCGCGGTGGCTCTCCTATTACGAGACCGGCGGTGCGGCGGGCACGGTGCTGGGGTGGGGCGGCACGTTGAGCGGGCTCTGGACGTGGGGCCAGCGGGGCTGGCGCACCTCGGCCCAGGTGCACTACGGCTCCGGACTTGGCGCCTACACGGCGGATGTCGCCGGGCTGGGGCTCGACGCCGTGGTGGTGGCCCCGGGCCGGTTGGAGGCGGTGCCCACCTTCGGGATGTTCGCCGCCCTCGAGCCGAAGTGGACCGAGCACCTCTCCTCCTCGTTCGTCTACGGCTACCACGAGCTGTTCCCCCTCGACGCCCAGCCGGGCGGCACGCTCAAGCGCACGCACTACCTTTCCGGCAACCTGCTCGTCTCCCCGGTGCGCTCCGTCACGTTCGGCGCGGAGCTGCTCTTCGGACGGCGGGAGAACAAGGACGGCGCCGGGGACAACGCCGTGCGGCTCATCTTCTCCACCCGCGTCTTCTACTGA
- a CDS encoding double-CXXCG motif protein, which yields MKFYRLERDPSPRYTGYLNAAHRLGLPGLEPCPTCRCGGAGAGLEYPCVDLSSLPPHELKKLSDPWPVPLEEIERLREVVRPLVPKDAMLEPGTLFGPLQGTGVGYFGQLDLYVPWALCVRREALERLQEAGVRGLQGCPTRIRFRTKHAPTLLEMQMELHGQFHPDCLPPDLQPPCPTCGNDFLMLPDPIILDAATLPSEPDLFRLRQGATLIVANERLVEAVRRLELDGVLFQELEVR from the coding sequence ATGAAGTTCTATCGACTCGAGCGAGACCCTTCGCCGCGCTACACGGGTTATCTGAACGCCGCGCACAGGTTGGGGTTACCCGGTTTGGAGCCCTGCCCGACGTGCAGATGCGGGGGGGCAGGGGCGGGACTCGAGTACCCGTGCGTGGACCTGTCCAGTCTGCCACCGCACGAGTTGAAGAAGCTGTCAGACCCCTGGCCCGTTCCACTCGAGGAGATCGAGCGGCTGCGGGAGGTGGTGCGCCCGTTGGTCCCCAAGGACGCGATGCTGGAGCCAGGAACACTGTTCGGGCCCCTGCAAGGCACCGGGGTGGGCTACTTCGGCCAGCTGGACCTGTATGTGCCCTGGGCCCTGTGCGTGCGCCGCGAGGCGTTGGAGCGCTTGCAGGAAGCGGGCGTGCGGGGCCTGCAGGGGTGCCCCACCCGCATCCGCTTCCGCACCAAACACGCCCCCACGTTGCTCGAGATGCAGATGGAACTGCATGGCCAGTTCCACCCCGACTGCCTGCCGCCAGACCTCCAGCCCCCATGCCCCACCTGCGGGAATGACTTCCTCATGCTCCCGGACCCCATCATCCTCGACGCCGCCACGCTCCCCTCGGAGCCCGACCTCTTCCGTTTGAGGCAGGGGGCGACGCTCATCGTCGCCAATGAGCGTCTCGTGGAGGCGGTACGGCGCCTGGAGTTGGATGGGGTGCTCTTCCAGGAGCTGGAGGTCCGCTGA
- a CDS encoding FAD-binding oxidoreductase: MSALESALAAWRSALGEEHVVTEPEALAAAETATFATTQRIPAILRPASTAEVQACLRIAQEHRVPVYPVSTGRNWGYGSRVPPRDGSVLMELGRMNRILAHDEKLAYLTVEPGVTFRQAHAWLRTQGSRTFITSIGGSPDASMVGNALERGDGRGPHADIFQYVCALEVVLPTGERVETGLARFPGARAAPVFRWGVGPSLDGLFSQSSLGVVTRMTFWLARKQPYLREFFISVDEDAQLFERLDRLQELALDGTLRSSFFFWNDLKALSIAQQYPYAATSGRTPLPPVLLDQFREGFGRWAISGALHAPDVDLGAVLERRLAAALEGLPRPLRLSPPPVDGESPFQGVPTDINLSMTYWRKRTPRPDEPHPDRDRCGFIWCSVALPFTGEEAQRAVAIADRLPRMFGFEPNLALLAHSARCLYLVVALAFDRDKRGEDERALACYRALARELTTAGYYPTRLGLQSADDSLPTGDDSLALLRRLKQAVDPAGILAPGRYVPGIPGNDPE, translated from the coding sequence ATGAGCGCGCTGGAGTCCGCCCTGGCCGCGTGGCGCTCCGCGCTGGGCGAGGAGCACGTCGTCACCGAGCCGGAGGCGCTCGCGGCCGCGGAGACGGCCACCTTCGCCACCACCCAGCGCATCCCCGCCATCCTCCGCCCGGCGAGCACCGCCGAGGTCCAGGCCTGTCTGCGCATCGCCCAGGAGCACCGCGTCCCCGTCTACCCGGTGAGCACCGGACGCAACTGGGGCTACGGCTCGCGCGTGCCGCCCCGGGACGGCAGCGTGTTGATGGAGCTGGGCCGGATGAACCGCATCCTCGCCCATGACGAGAAGCTCGCGTACCTCACCGTGGAGCCCGGCGTCACCTTCCGCCAGGCCCATGCGTGGCTGCGGACCCAGGGCTCGCGGACCTTCATCACCAGCATCGGCGGCTCTCCGGATGCGAGCATGGTGGGCAACGCGCTCGAGCGGGGGGACGGACGCGGGCCGCACGCGGACATCTTCCAGTACGTGTGTGCCCTGGAGGTGGTGCTTCCCACGGGCGAGCGGGTGGAGACGGGGCTGGCGCGCTTTCCCGGCGCCCGGGCGGCCCCCGTCTTCCGCTGGGGCGTGGGCCCCTCGCTGGACGGACTCTTCAGCCAGTCCTCGCTGGGCGTGGTGACGCGCATGACGTTCTGGCTCGCGCGCAAGCAGCCCTACCTGCGCGAGTTCTTCATCTCCGTGGACGAGGACGCGCAGCTCTTCGAGCGGCTGGACAGGCTCCAGGAGCTCGCCCTGGACGGCACGCTGCGCAGCAGCTTCTTCTTCTGGAACGACCTCAAGGCGCTCAGCATCGCGCAGCAGTACCCGTATGCCGCCACCAGTGGGCGCACGCCCCTGCCGCCCGTCCTCCTGGACCAGTTCCGCGAGGGCTTCGGCCGCTGGGCCATCAGCGGCGCCCTCCACGCCCCGGACGTGGACCTGGGCGCGGTGCTGGAGCGGCGGCTGGCCGCCGCGCTCGAGGGTCTGCCCCGCCCCCTGCGCCTCTCGCCTCCCCCCGTGGACGGAGAGAGCCCCTTCCAGGGCGTCCCCACGGACATCAACCTGTCCATGACGTACTGGCGCAAGCGCACGCCCAGGCCGGACGAGCCGCACCCGGACCGGGACCGCTGCGGCTTCATCTGGTGCTCGGTGGCCCTGCCCTTCACCGGCGAGGAGGCCCAGCGCGCCGTGGCCATCGCGGACCGCCTCCCCCGCATGTTCGGCTTCGAGCCCAACCTCGCCCTGCTGGCCCACTCCGCCCGCTGCCTGTACCTCGTCGTGGCCCTCGCCTTTGATCGCGACAAGCGCGGCGAGGACGAGCGCGCCCTGGCCTGCTACCGGGCGCTGGCCCGCGAGCTGACCACCGCTGGCTACTACCCCACCCGCCTGGGCCTCCAGTCCGCGGACGACTCCCTGCCCACGGGGGATGACTCGCTCGCGCTCCTGCGGCGGCTGAAACAGGCCGTTGATCCAGCCGGCATCCTCGCCCCGGGGCGCTATGTGCCCGGAATTCCTGGGAATGACCCGGAATAG
- a CDS encoding GNAT family N-acetyltransferase, with the protein MRSALHERFRALGERYRTERTKAGRKRRGSQGTSPGFDRAAFRWLGDAGMFRVALEPSLGGEGLPGAVHALAGFAAGSGDLGLATSLLSHLVCVRLLARAGTEAQRARHLPRLLSGEWVGAVANTEPRAGTDILALRARVVPTPEGPRLDARKCSITNVGPADLAIVSARLGGVPPAHAVNLFLVETAWPGVHLRPVTDLTGLATSATGNLIARRVLLPADARLGELGDGVRLFRATFTEERLLTGVLYLAAVRRCLERGLAHAQSRRTFGEPLGRHQYIQERLVRMRVAEETLEALLDSALGTLARGEEVFGTLSIIKLHGVEAAVDAAQGLIRILGGKGLRRGEGAEGMLRDLLCLSVFGGTVELHKVVLYNETVKARGRVRPATSVDESLEVHDTRELPPGLEAELCALVARCIPGEPALQGRYYYDTRPDLVVTVRRGGMLAGFRSITFREVMLGGRMVKVAGMGISVAPEHQRRGLGTLLTQHVLGLLAGHGVELALAFLITRAAEKLLRASGFSRLGAPVTYLARDDGRLVTESMPAYGLALGGSALLEEIEARGGLHLGVGIW; encoded by the coding sequence ATGAGGAGCGCGCTTCACGAGCGGTTCCGCGCCCTGGGTGAGCGCTACCGCACCGAGCGGACGAAGGCAGGCCGCAAGCGGCGAGGGAGCCAGGGGACGTCCCCGGGTTTCGACCGCGCGGCGTTCCGGTGGCTCGGCGACGCGGGCATGTTCCGCGTGGCCCTGGAGCCCTCCCTGGGGGGCGAGGGGCTGCCGGGCGCGGTGCATGCGCTCGCGGGCTTCGCGGCGGGCTCGGGGGACCTCGGGCTGGCCACCTCGCTGCTCTCGCACCTCGTGTGCGTGCGGCTGCTGGCCCGGGCTGGAACGGAGGCCCAACGGGCACGGCACCTGCCCCGGTTGCTGTCCGGCGAGTGGGTGGGCGCGGTGGCCAACACCGAGCCGCGCGCGGGCACGGACATCCTCGCCCTGCGCGCGCGCGTGGTGCCCACGCCGGAGGGCCCTCGGCTCGACGCGCGCAAGTGCAGCATCACCAACGTGGGGCCGGCGGACCTGGCCATCGTCTCCGCGCGGCTGGGCGGCGTGCCTCCGGCCCACGCGGTGAACCTCTTCCTGGTGGAGACGGCCTGGCCGGGCGTGCACCTGCGCCCGGTGACGGACCTCACGGGCCTGGCCACCTCCGCCACCGGCAACCTCATCGCCCGGCGGGTACTGCTGCCCGCGGACGCGCGGCTCGGCGAGCTGGGGGACGGCGTGCGTCTGTTCCGCGCCACCTTCACCGAGGAACGGTTGCTCACCGGCGTGTTGTACCTCGCGGCGGTGCGCCGCTGCCTGGAGCGCGGACTGGCCCACGCGCAGTCGCGCCGCACCTTCGGCGAGCCCCTGGGGCGCCACCAGTACATTCAAGAGCGGCTGGTGCGCATGCGCGTGGCCGAGGAGACGCTGGAGGCGCTGCTGGACTCGGCGCTCGGCACACTCGCCCGGGGCGAGGAGGTGTTCGGCACCCTCTCCATCATCAAGCTGCACGGTGTGGAGGCGGCGGTGGACGCGGCCCAGGGGCTCATCCGCATTCTGGGGGGCAAGGGCCTGCGCCGGGGCGAGGGCGCCGAGGGCATGCTGAGGGACTTGCTGTGCCTCTCCGTCTTCGGCGGCACCGTGGAGCTGCACAAGGTGGTGCTCTACAACGAGACGGTGAAGGCACGCGGGCGGGTGCGGCCCGCCACGAGCGTGGACGAGTCGCTCGAGGTGCACGACACCCGGGAGCTGCCGCCCGGGCTGGAGGCGGAGCTGTGCGCGCTGGTGGCCCGCTGCATCCCGGGAGAGCCCGCGCTCCAGGGCCGCTACTACTACGACACGCGGCCGGACCTGGTGGTGACGGTGCGGCGGGGCGGAATGCTCGCGGGCTTCCGCTCCATCACCTTCCGCGAGGTGATGCTGGGCGGCCGCATGGTGAAGGTGGCGGGCATGGGCATCTCCGTGGCGCCCGAGCACCAGCGGCGGGGACTGGGCACGCTCCTCACCCAACACGTGCTGGGGCTGCTCGCCGGACACGGCGTGGAGCTCGCCCTCGCCTTCCTCATCACCCGCGCCGCGGAGAAGCTGCTGCGCGCCTCCGGCTTCTCCCGCCTCGGCGCCCCCGTGACGTACCTCGCCCGCGACGACGGCCGGCTCGTCACCGAGTCCATGCCCGCCTATGGCCTGGCGCTCGGCGGCTCCGCGCTGCTGGAGGAGATTGAAGCCCGCGGCGGGCTGCACCTCGGCGTCGGCATCTGGTGA
- the ccmA gene encoding heme ABC exporter ATP-binding protein CcmA: protein MIEARRLTKHYGDFTAVKEVSFTVAAGEVVGLLGPNGAGKTTLLRMLAGVLTPSEGEGVVDGASTAADAFRVKQRLGFLSGDTALSQRLSPREVLTFFGQLHELEPAHLKRRTEELIARFEMGPFADKPCGTLSAGQKQRANVARAFLHDPPALILDEPTTALDVLSGRFLLDAIRAARDEGKAILFSTHVMGEVDYLCDRVVLLHQGEALDQGPIPEVCARAGVRTLTEAFLHYLPSRSA, encoded by the coding sequence ATGATCGAAGCCCGGAGGTTGACGAAGCACTACGGAGACTTCACGGCCGTGAAGGAGGTGAGCTTCACGGTGGCCGCCGGAGAGGTGGTGGGGCTGCTGGGCCCCAACGGCGCGGGGAAGACGACGCTGCTGCGCATGCTGGCCGGAGTGCTGACGCCCTCGGAGGGAGAGGGCGTGGTGGACGGGGCGAGCACGGCGGCGGACGCCTTCCGCGTCAAGCAGCGGCTGGGCTTCCTCTCGGGGGACACGGCGCTGTCGCAGCGGCTGAGCCCGCGCGAGGTGCTCACCTTCTTCGGGCAGCTGCACGAGCTGGAGCCGGCGCACCTGAAGCGGCGCACGGAGGAGCTCATCGCGCGCTTCGAGATGGGGCCCTTCGCGGACAAGCCCTGCGGGACGCTGTCGGCGGGGCAGAAGCAGCGGGCGAACGTGGCGCGTGCGTTCCTGCATGATCCACCGGCGCTCATCCTGGACGAGCCCACCACGGCGCTGGACGTGCTGTCCGGGCGCTTCCTGCTGGACGCCATCCGCGCGGCGAGGGACGAGGGCAAGGCCATCCTCTTCTCCACGCACGTGATGGGAGAGGTGGACTACCTGTGTGACCGGGTGGTGCTGCTGCACCAGGGCGAGGCGCTCGATCAGGGCCCCATCCCCGAGGTGTGCGCCCGCGCCGGAGTCCGCACGCTCACCGAGGCCTTCCTCCACTACCTGCCCTCGCGGTCCGCCTGA
- a CDS encoding neutral/alkaline ceramidase, with protein sequence MQRRFFSSPRLLAAVVLALALGACDTQAPAPDEDALSKQSAALTDPCSANQSFQLGAGIYDITGPAAEVGMMGYAMVDQKTAGIHQRLRSRAFVIASPCNGKRAVFVSADLGQVFQGVRQQVVEKLRARYGTLYTDDNVLLSATHTHSGPGGHSHYALYNLTVLGYDKQGFDAIVDGIFQSIVRAHDNLAPGTIRVASGDLLDASINRSPEAYLRNPATERAQYAYDTDKRMTLLRLQGDDGREVGLINWFAVHATSMGNDNLLISGDNKGYASYLFEKLKGTSYTAQRTFVAAFAQSNEGDVTPNIYGGTNGGGANDFESTELSARKQYNLAKTLYDTASAPLTGGVDFRHAYVAMDSVQVAPTYTDGVWRTTCEAAIGDSMLAGAEDGPGYGHEGSTCESIDSVWSVFNCTVSTTPCQGEKPIVLEMGTMTPYPWTPEVLPLQVVRLGNVALVGLPFEPTTMAGRRVRQQVLAQLSSVGVNQVVIAGLSNAYAGYLSTREEYAKQDYEGASTHFGPWTLAAVQQEVDKLAVALRTGATVATGPAPRDLRNEQSTVQTGVVYDDKLLTVSFGSVVTNALASYTRGQTVSVKFWGGHPKNNLRRQGSYLQVQRKSGTSWVTVANDWDWETKYRWQRYDCAPTYGCSHVTTEWTIPADTVPGTYRIRHDGDWKSGWDGLIRAYSGTSREFTVN encoded by the coding sequence ATGCAACGACGTTTCTTCTCCTCACCCCGCCTGTTGGCGGCCGTGGTGCTCGCGCTCGCCCTGGGTGCCTGCGACACGCAAGCCCCGGCACCGGACGAGGACGCCCTCTCCAAGCAGAGCGCCGCGCTCACGGACCCCTGCTCGGCCAACCAGAGCTTCCAGCTGGGCGCCGGCATCTATGACATCACCGGCCCGGCGGCGGAGGTCGGCATGATGGGCTACGCCATGGTGGACCAGAAGACGGCGGGCATCCACCAGCGCCTGCGCTCGCGCGCCTTCGTCATCGCCTCGCCGTGCAACGGCAAGCGCGCGGTGTTCGTGAGCGCGGACCTCGGCCAGGTCTTCCAAGGCGTGCGGCAGCAGGTGGTGGAGAAGCTGCGCGCCCGCTACGGCACCCTCTACACGGACGACAACGTGCTGCTGAGCGCCACGCACACGCACTCGGGGCCGGGGGGGCACTCGCACTACGCCCTCTACAACCTCACCGTCCTCGGCTACGACAAGCAGGGCTTCGACGCCATCGTGGACGGCATCTTCCAGTCCATCGTCCGGGCCCACGACAACCTGGCGCCCGGCACCATCCGCGTCGCTTCCGGAGATCTGCTCGACGCGAGCATCAACCGCTCGCCCGAGGCCTACCTGCGCAACCCCGCCACCGAGCGCGCGCAGTACGCCTACGACACGGACAAGCGCATGACGCTGCTGCGGCTGCAGGGGGATGACGGGCGCGAGGTGGGCCTCATCAACTGGTTCGCCGTGCACGCCACCTCCATGGGCAACGACAACCTGCTCATCAGCGGCGACAACAAGGGCTACGCCTCCTACCTCTTCGAGAAGCTCAAGGGGACGAGCTACACCGCGCAGCGCACCTTCGTGGCGGCCTTCGCGCAGAGCAACGAGGGGGACGTGACGCCCAACATCTACGGTGGCACCAACGGCGGTGGCGCCAATGACTTCGAGAGCACGGAGCTCTCCGCGCGCAAGCAGTACAACCTGGCGAAGACGCTCTATGACACGGCCTCGGCGCCGCTGACGGGCGGGGTGGACTTCCGGCACGCGTACGTGGCGATGGACTCGGTGCAGGTGGCGCCCACGTACACGGACGGGGTGTGGCGCACCACCTGCGAGGCGGCCATTGGAGACTCCATGCTCGCCGGCGCCGAGGATGGTCCGGGCTACGGCCACGAGGGCTCCACCTGTGAGAGCATCGACAGCGTGTGGAGCGTCTTCAACTGCACCGTCTCCACCACGCCGTGCCAGGGGGAGAAGCCCATCGTCCTGGAGATGGGCACGATGACGCCCTACCCGTGGACGCCCGAGGTGCTGCCGTTGCAGGTGGTACGGCTGGGCAACGTGGCGCTGGTGGGGCTGCCCTTCGAGCCCACCACCATGGCGGGGCGGCGGGTGCGGCAGCAGGTACTCGCGCAGCTCTCCTCGGTGGGGGTGAACCAGGTGGTCATCGCCGGCCTGTCCAACGCCTACGCGGGCTACCTGTCCACGCGCGAGGAGTACGCGAAGCAGGACTACGAGGGCGCCTCCACGCACTTCGGCCCGTGGACGCTCGCGGCGGTGCAGCAGGAGGTGGACAAGCTGGCGGTGGCCCTGCGCACGGGCGCCACGGTGGCCACGGGCCCCGCCCCGCGAGATCTGCGCAACGAGCAGTCCACGGTGCAGACGGGCGTGGTGTACGACGACAAGCTGCTGACGGTGAGCTTCGGCAGCGTCGTGACGAACGCGCTCGCCAGCTACACCCGGGGCCAGACGGTGAGCGTGAAGTTCTGGGGTGGCCACCCCAAGAACAACCTCCGCCGCCAGGGCAGCTATCTGCAGGTGCAGCGCAAGTCGGGCACCTCGTGGGTGACGGTGGCCAACGACTGGGACTGGGAGACGAAGTACCGCTGGCAGCGCTACGACTGCGCCCCCACCTACGGCTGCTCGCACGTCACCACCGAGTGGACGATTCCGGCGGACACGGTGCCGGGCACCTACCGCATCCGCCATGACGGCGACTGGAAGTCCGGCTGGGACGGGCTCATCCGCGCCTACAGCGGCACGTCGCGCGAGTTCACCGTGAACTGA